One segment of Oikeobacillus pervagus DNA contains the following:
- a CDS encoding helix-turn-helix domain-containing protein encodes MAIIINIDVMLAKRKMSVTELSERVGITMANISILKNGKAKAIRFSTLEAICKALECQPGDILEYRSDEET; translated from the coding sequence ATGGCGATTATAATCAATATTGATGTGATGCTGGCGAAAAGGAAAATGAGCGTGACAGAACTTTCGGAGAGGGTTGGAATCACAATGGCTAACATTTCTATATTAAAAAATGGAAAGGCAAAAGCGATTCGATTTTCAACTTTAGAGGCGATTTGCAAGGCTTTAGAATGTCAACCCGGAGATATTTTAGAATACCGAAGTGATGAAGAAACCTAA
- a CDS encoding DUF2975 domain-containing protein has product MKRSSTLFLRAAVIIIGIPVLALCIFLLPQIANVAIEEAKRGAMLAYVVFGILIIMYGSAIPFYFALYQALRLLGYIDKNEAFSQISVRALKKIRNCAITISGLYVLALPLVYIIAEWDDAPGLIVIGMVIIGASMVIAVFAAVLQRLLQEAINIKSENDLTV; this is encoded by the coding sequence ATGAAACGAAGTTCTACACTTTTTTTAAGAGCAGCTGTTATCATTATTGGTATTCCGGTTCTTGCTTTGTGTATATTTTTGTTGCCCCAGATAGCGAATGTAGCAATTGAAGAAGCAAAAAGGGGGGCAATGCTGGCTTATGTGGTATTTGGCATTTTAATTATTATGTATGGTTCAGCAATACCGTTTTACTTCGCATTGTATCAAGCATTAAGGCTTTTAGGTTATATAGACAAGAACGAAGCTTTCTCTCAAATTTCTGTAAGAGCTCTAAAGAAAATAAGAAACTGTGCCATCACAATCAGTGGCTTGTATGTGTTAGCTTTGCCATTGGTTTATATCATAGCGGAGTGGGATGATGCACCGGGTCTCATCGTAATCGGAATGGTCATTATTGGTGCTTCAATGGTGATTGCGGTCTTTGCTGCTGTTCTCCAAAGACTTTTACAAGAGGCGATCAATATAAAATCTGAAAATGATTTAACGGTCTGA